The DNA region CCACGATCGACGTGATCCGTCCGGGCGCGATGGTCAGGTCGAGCCCTTCGACGACGAGACGGTCGCCGTAGCCGAGGGTGATGTCGACGGCTTCGAGCTGATGACTCACGGTCACAGTGACGCCCCCTGTCTGTTGATGCGGATGAGCAGATAGATCAGATACGGTGCTCCGAGCACGCCGGTGATGACGCCGACGGGGTACCGGGAGCCGAGGGCGAACTGGCCGATCAGGTCCCCGGCCAGGACGAGCACGGCCCCCACCAGTGCGCTGGGGACCAGCAGCGCGGCGCCGGGGCCGGTGATGCGCGCGGCGATGGGCCCGGCCATGAACGCGACGAAGGCGATCGGCCCGGTCGCGGCGGTGGCGAAGGCGAGCAGCGCCACCGCACCGACGATGAACAGCGCTCGGGTCGCATCGACCCGCACCCCGAGGCCGGCCGCGGAGTCGTCGCCCAGTCGCAGCATCCCCAGCGCGCCGGACTGCGCGAGCAGCACCGGCAGCACGACCAGCAGGACGATCGCGAGGGGTGTCACCCGCTCCCAGGAGGCGTTGTTGAGGCTGCCGGTGAGCCACTGCATGGCGGTCTGGATGTCCCACTGCGCGGCGCGCGAGAGCACGTACGAGACGACGCTCTGCAGCATCGCGGCCACGCCGATCCCGATGAGGATCAGCCGGGTGCCGGCGAAGCCGCCGCGCACGGACAGCAGGTAGATCGCGAAGGCGGTCACCAGGGCGCCGCCCAGGGCCAGCAGCCCCACCACGGGGCCGTCCGCCGACAGCACGATGATGCCGAAGACGGCCGCGGCGCTCGCCCCCTCGGAGATGCCGATGATGTCGGGGGATGCCAGAGGGTTGCGCAGCATGGTCTGGAAGGTGACGCCGGCGATGCCGAACGCAGCCCCCGCCAGGACCGCCAGCACGGTGCGCGGCAGCCGCAACTCGCCGACCGTGAAGGACGCGCCCGGCACGGGGCGGCCGAGGATCACCTGGATGACCTCGCCGGGGCCGTAGAAGGTGTTCCCGACCATGAGGGCCGTGCACACCAGTGCCAGCAGCAGCGCGCCGAGCACGATGCTCGCCATCGCATGGCGTCGGTGGCGGGCTCGCCGTCCCCGGCGCACGGCGGCGGAGGTTCCTGCGGCGGGTGCGGAGCGGTCCACGTCGACGGTCACAGCTCACGCACCTTCTGCCTGCGGACGATCCAGATGAAGATCGGGGCGCCGATGACCGCCGTGACGATGCCCACCTGGATCTCCTCCTCGGACGCGATCAGTCGTCCGACGATGTCGGCCGCCAGCAGGAGCACCGCACCCGCCATGGCCGACAGCGGCAGCAGCCAACGATGGTCGGTGCCCACCAGCATCCGGCACAGATGCGGGATGACGAGGCCGACGAACCCGATCGGTCCGGCGATCGCCGTCGCCGCACCGGCCAGCACCACGGCGCCCAGGGCCGAGATCAGGCGGGTGCGGAGCACCCTCTCCCCCAGGCCCGCCGCCAGATCGTCGCCGAGTGCGAGGGAGTTCAGGCCGCGCGCGCAGGCGGCGCAGATCAGGGCGCCGGCGGCGAGCACGGGGACGACGACGGCGATCTTGGTCCAGTCCGCACCGCCCACGCCGCCGATCTGCCAGGACTGCCACGCCTGCAGCAGCTCCACCCGGGGCAGCATGACGGCGCTGATCAGCGAGGCGAAGGCCGCCGAGGTGGCGGCGCCGGCGAGAGTGAGCTTGAGCGGAGTGGCGCCCCCGCGCCCCAGCGACCCGACCGCGTAGACGAAGACCGCGGCGGCCGACGCGCCGACCACAGCCACGGCGATCTGCCCCCAGGCGCTGGTCACGCCCAGGAACGCCAGCCCCAGTACGACGGCGAGGGAGGCGCCGTTGGTCACACCGAGGATGCCGGGATCGGCCAGCGGATTCCTCGTGACCGCCTGCATGGCGGCTCCCGAGACGGCCAGGGCCGCACCGACGAGCACCGCGAGCACCGTCCGGGGCACGCGCTTGACCACGGCTGCCCTGCCCAGGGTCTCCTCGTGACCGGCGAGCCCGGCCAGGATGTCGGAGAGGCTCACCGCGCGCATCCCGAACGACACCGACAGCACCACGAGGATGATGAGCACCGCTCCTCCGGCGACCAGCCACAGCGTGCGCACCGTCACCGGATGCCGCACCGCCGCGGCATCCGGTCGAACGGATGCGACAGCGCTCACTGTCCGGACAGCGGGGCCGCCAGCAGGGCGAAGTAGTCGTCGATGCCCCACGGGATGGACAGCGGCGAGGGGTTCGCGGATGCCGCCAGCGGTGTGGCATCGGGCAGGATCGCCACGTGGCCCGCGGCGATGGCCGGGATCTTCGACAGCAGCGGGTCGGCCTGCAGCGTGGCGATGAGCGAGTCGTCGCCGTAGCCGACGAACACGTCGACGTCGTCGAGCTCGTCGGCCTTCTCGGAGCTGACGGTGAGGTAGAAGTCGGTGCTGTCGGCGTGCGCGTCGACGATCGACGGCATCGGCAGACCCGCCGCGGCGAGGAACCCCGGGCGCGTGTCGGCGGCCGTGTAGTAGCCGACCTGGCTGAGATCGCTCGGGTCGAGATAGGAGAACAGCACCTTCTTGCCCTTGAGCGCACTGTGCGCCTCCAGCGCCGCGGCGACCTCGCCGTGCAGCTCGTCGATGAGCTCCGCGCCCTCCTCCGCCAGCCCGAGGGCGGCGGCGTTCATCCTGATCATGTCGTCGACGGACGTGCCCCAGGCCACGCCGGGATAGGCGACGACGGGCGCGATCTTCGACAGCGTGTCGTACTCCTCCTGGGTCAGCCCGGAGTACGCGGCGAGGATGACGTCGGGGTCGGTGTCGCTGACGGCCTCGTAGTCGATGCCGTCGGTGTCGTCGAACAGCACGGGCGTCTCGGCCCCCAGCTCCTCGAGCCTGTCCTCCACCCAGGGCAGGACACCGTCGCCGTCGTCATCGCCCCAGGTGGCCTTGCTCATGCCGACCGGCACGATCCCCAGCGCCAGCGGCACCTCGTGATTGGCCCAGGCGATGGTCGCGACGCGCTCGGGCTTGGCGGGGATGACCGTCTCGCCGTAGACGTGCTCGATCGTCACCGGGAAGCCGGCATCCGCTCCTGTGTCGGCATCGGCGGCGGCCGTGTCGGGCGCGGAGCCGGAGCAGGCCGCCAGGCCGAGGACGAGAGCGGTGGCCGCGACGGCGCCGAGGATTCGGGAAGTGCGCACAGGCGTTCCTTCACTGTGAGAGGGCAGGGGTGCTGAAGTCAGCGTAGGTAAGCCTACCCTTACTCCATTGTCACGCTCAAGGGTGTGACAGATCCTCGTGCTGCTGCCGGTCCCGAGGAGGCCGGCCCGGCTCAGTGGTGGAACAGGCGCAGTCCCGTCGTGACGAGGGGGATGCCGTGCTCGGCGGCGGCCGCCGCGACCTCGTCCGAGCGCGTCGAGCCGCCGGGCTCGACGATCGTGCCCACGCCGAACTCCGCGGCGTGGTCGACGTTGTCGCGGAACGGGAGGAAGCCGTCCGAGACGAGGGTGACGTCGTCGAGCCGCTGTGCCCACTCCGCTCGCCAGCCGTCATCGCCGTACCGGCCCGCGGCCTCCGCACCGAAGAGCCCCTCGAACTCGACGAGCTGCGCGCGGGTCATCTCGGCGCCGGCGAAGCGCACCTGCCAGTTCAGGCGGTCCTGCCTGCGCATCCCCTCGACGGTCGGCAGCTCACGGACGAACGGATGCCGGCGCAGCCACCACACGCGGGCCTTGGCCCCCGCGAGGCGCACGCAGTCGACGCGGTTCTGCTGCCCGGCGCCGATGCCGACCGCCGCGCCGTCGCGCACGAGCACGA from Microbacterium soli includes:
- a CDS encoding iron-siderophore ABC transporter substrate-binding protein, translated to MRTSRILGAVAATALVLGLAACSGSAPDTAAADADTGADAGFPVTIEHVYGETVIPAKPERVATIAWANHEVPLALGIVPVGMSKATWGDDDGDGVLPWVEDRLEELGAETPVLFDDTDGIDYEAVSDTDPDVILAAYSGLTQEEYDTLSKIAPVVAYPGVAWGTSVDDMIRMNAAALGLAEEGAELIDELHGEVAAALEAHSALKGKKVLFSYLDPSDLSQVGYYTAADTRPGFLAAAGLPMPSIVDAHADSTDFYLTVSSEKADELDDVDVFVGYGDDSLIATLQADPLLSKIPAIAAGHVAILPDATPLAASANPSPLSIPWGIDDYFALLAAPLSGQ
- a CDS encoding FecCD family ABC transporter permease, whose amino-acid sequence is MTVDVDRSAPAAGTSAAVRRGRRARHRRHAMASIVLGALLLALVCTALMVGNTFYGPGEVIQVILGRPVPGASFTVGELRLPRTVLAVLAGAAFGIAGVTFQTMLRNPLASPDIIGISEGASAAAVFGIIVLSADGPVVGLLALGGALVTAFAIYLLSVRGGFAGTRLILIGIGVAAMLQSVVSYVLSRAAQWDIQTAMQWLTGSLNNASWERVTPLAIVLLVVLPVLLAQSGALGMLRLGDDSAAGLGVRVDATRALFIVGAVALLAFATAATGPIAFVAFMAGPIAARITGPGAALLVPSALVGAVLVLAGDLIGQFALGSRYPVGVITGVLGAPYLIYLLIRINRQGASL
- a CDS encoding iron ABC transporter permease produces the protein MSAVASVRPDAAAVRHPVTVRTLWLVAGGAVLIILVVLSVSFGMRAVSLSDILAGLAGHEETLGRAAVVKRVPRTVLAVLVGAALAVSGAAMQAVTRNPLADPGILGVTNGASLAVVLGLAFLGVTSAWGQIAVAVVGASAAAVFVYAVGSLGRGGATPLKLTLAGAATSAAFASLISAVMLPRVELLQAWQSWQIGGVGGADWTKIAVVVPVLAAGALICAACARGLNSLALGDDLAAGLGERVLRTRLISALGAVVLAGAATAIAGPIGFVGLVIPHLCRMLVGTDHRWLLPLSAMAGAVLLLAADIVGRLIASEEEIQVGIVTAVIGAPIFIWIVRRQKVREL